One Thermodesulfobacteriota bacterium genomic window, GGAATCCGTCACCGTCTCCTCCCCCCTGGTCCTGCGGCTCGTCAAGACGCGCTTCCCGGGGCTCAAGGTGCGGATCTCGGTGTTCGCCGGGATCGACCGGATCCGCAAGGCGCAGATGTGGGAGGAGATGGGCGCGGACTGCATCGTCCTCGACAGCATCCTCGTCAACCGGGAGTTCGCCACCCTCGATAAGATCCGCAAGGCGGTCCGGTGCGACCTGGAGCTGCTGGTGAACAACAGCTGCCTCTACGGATGCTCCCTGTCGCCCGCCCACATGAACGCCCTCTCCCACGCGGGGCAGTCTTGGCACCGCAACAGCGGATTTTTCATCGACTGGTGCATGCTCCGC contains:
- a CDS encoding U32 family peptidase translates to MRLSVATNFDPALVEALRDFPVVELFGKLRQDAVGGGRAPYQLARISRRELAAHVEHARSAGIGFNYLLNASCIGNREITRAGQKEIEELCSWLREIGVESVTVSSPLVLRLVKTRFPGLKVRISVFAGIDRIRKAQMWEEMGADCIVLDSILVNREFATLDKIRKAVRCDLELLVNNSCLYGCSLSPAHMNALSHAGQSWHRNSGFFIDWCMLR